The following coding sequences are from one Heterodontus francisci isolate sHetFra1 unplaced genomic scaffold, sHetFra1.hap1 HAP1_SCAFFOLD_534, whole genome shotgun sequence window:
- the LOC137363939 gene encoding probable G-protein coupled receptor 139: protein MAIVILSRGNCGLSKCITCYLVAMAVADLLVVLTSVLMNRIIILYFPASFLSITPVCTLKSLLVHTAKDSSVWLTVTFTFDRYVAICCQKLKSRYCSIQTARGIVVAVYALSCLRNIPWYFTIEPLYIINNVPWYCNVKSDYYTTAPWLAFSHLSKILTPLLPLVLILLLNALTVRSIIVANRVRRRLRGKKYGEDENNPEMENRRKSIILLVTISGSFVLLWMTFTVHYLYFRIANAYTVSKDTFYSFQEAGYMLLLLSCCTNTCIYAVTQKKFREEFKHALKYPLTCFKLVKW from the coding sequence ATGGCGATTGTGATTCTATCCCGAGGGaattgcggtctctccaaatgcatcacttgctacctggtggcaatggctgttgCAGATCTACTGGTCGTTCTCACTAGTGTGCTGATGAATCGAATAATTATTCTTTATTTTCCagccagttttctgtccattacccCGGTGTGCACTCTGAAATCTTTGCTGGTTCATACCGCCAAAgacagttctgtctggttaacggtcactttcacctttgatcgatatgtggcaatttgctgccagaagctgaaaagcagATATTGCAGCATACAAACGGCACGTGGCATTGTGGTAGCAGTGTATGCGCTGAGCTGTTTACGAAacatcccctggtactttacaatcgaaCCTCTGTATATCATTAACAATGTGCCCTGGTACTGCAATGTCAAATCTGATTATTACACAACAGCTCCTTGGTTAGCATTTTCGCACCTTTCCAAGATTTTAACCCCACTCTTACCATTGGTTCTAATTTTGCTTCTGAATGCACTCACCGTGAGATCAATTATAGTGGCCAATAGGGTCCGAAGGAGACTCCGTGGCAAGAAAtatggtgaagatgaaaataatCCCGAGATGGAAAATAGAAGAAAATCCATAATTTTACTTGTGACAATATCGGGAAGTTTCGTACTGTTGTGGATGACGTTTACCGTACATTACTTATATTTCCGAATTGCAAACGCTTACACAGTAAGCAAAGATACTTTCTATAGCTTTCAGGAAGCCGGGTATATGCTTCTCcttttgagttgctgcacaaacacgtgtatttatgcagtgacaCAGAAGAAGTTCAGAGAGGAGTTCAAACATGCATTGAAATATCCTTTGACATGTTTCAAACTGGTTAAATGGTAA